CACCGGCGCGTTGACGTAGGCCTTGCCGGAAATCAGCTTGGCGGTGCTCTTGCGGTTCTCCTCGCTGGCCTCGATGAAGCGGCTGGCATCGAGAATCGCCATGATCAGCGCACGGGCGGCATTGGGATACTGCTCGATAAAGGCGCGGGTGGTGCCGAGCACCTTCTCCGGGTGGTCCGGCCAGATCTGCTGCGTGGTGGTGGCGGTGAAACCGATCTTGTCGAAGATCGCCCGCGCGCCCCAGGGCTCGCCGACGCAGAAGCCGTCCATGTTGCCGACACGCATATTGGCGACCATCTGCGGCGGCGGCACGACGATGGTCTTCACATCGCTCATGGGGTTGATGCCGACACTGGCCAGCCAGTAGTACAGCCACATGGCGTGGGTACCAGTTGGGAATGTCTGGGCGAAGGTCAGCGGATTACCGCCTTTCTTCACGTGTTCGGCCAGTTGCGCGCCGTTGGTCACGCCAGCCTCACGCAGTTGCTTGGACAGGGTGATGGCCTGGCCATTCTGGTTTAGCCCCATCAGCACCGCCATGTCCCGCTGCGGCCCGGCCAGGCCGAGCTGGGCGCCGTACATCATGCCGTAGAGCACATGGGCAGCATCCAGTTCGCCAGTGTTGAGCTTGTCGCGCACGCCGGCCCAGGAGGCCTCCTTGCTCGGGTTGATGGTCAGGCCGTATTTCTCGCCGAAACCCTGGGTGGCGGCGACCACCACTGAAGCGCAATCGGTCAGGGGAATGAAGCCGACGTTTAGCGCGGCTTTTTCCGGCGCGTCGGAGCCAGCTGCCCATGCTGCGCTACGCAGCGAAGCCGGCGCCGACAAGCCAAGTGCGGCGATGCCGCTCACGGCGCCGGCCAGGGCGATGGATTGCTTGAGAAAGTTACGGCGGCTGGTGGCCAGGGGCTTGTTCGAATCACGATCGGTCATGGTTCTAATCCTTGTCAGGCGCATAAACAAAAACGGCGTACGCCAGGCCGCCTCGATGAGAGAAAGGTGACCTGACGGACGCCGTTGTCCGTGATCCTCGGCCCGCCGCCGTTGGCGTGCTACGCAGGATGGTTGACAGGGACTTAGCAAGGGGCTTGCCAGCTTTCATGCACAACGGCCGAGCAGCGGCATGCGGCACCTGCCAGGTAGGGGCCGGATTCCGGATTGCCAGCGGCTAGCTGTTTAGGATCAATAAGTTGCAGCTGTGTTCTGAGAGAATTTTGAAGTGTGTGGAGCAAGCGCACGCTCAGCTCACCCCGCATGCTTCTGAGCCAATGCCGTGCATGAGCGGGCGGCGCTGAGCCTTTTTGGTTCGTACCGCAGGCTCAGGACGCCGGTTGAACGCGCGCCTCCTCGACGAAGTCGCGCAGCCAGCGCAGCACTTCGACGGCTTCCCAGCGAGCCGGATCGAACAGCGCATAGGCCAGCCCCTGATAGCCGACCACATCCAGTTGCCGATGGTAGCCGGCGCGCTGCAGCAGCGCCTCGATCTCAGCGAAGCAGGTATTGAAGTGCTGACGATTGAAAGGGGTGCGGCTCTCGGTGACGATGCCCTCGAGCTGCAGTTCCTCGACCATCTCGCGTACCCGCTCCAGCGGCATGCGGTTCACTCGGTGTTTTAGCTGCAGTACGTCCAGCATGATGGCGCTCCTGTGCAATCGATCATTTACCTGCGATATAGCCTAATCGAAAAATACTGTACAAATAAACAGTATTGAGTGATATTGGCCTCACTTAGGCGACAACAACCCGTCCACCACCTGAAGGTGGGCGCCTTGCGAGGGGGTATTGGCAATGCAACAGATGCTGATGACGATTGTGCTATTGGCCCTGCTGAGCGGCTGCGCGCAACCGCAGATTGATCGACCACAGGCCAACGGTGCCTATCTGGTGATCGAGGGCGAACAGGCCTGGGCCGTGCTGGTTTCCGATGGCCAGCGTGTCGAGGAGACGGGTATAGTGCTCGACGTGATTCGACTGCCCAGCCATCACTCCAACATTGCCGCCAGTTACGTGATCGAAACGCCCAACTGCGGCAAGCTGCAGTGGCTGACCGAGCGTCATGGCGCCGCAGAGGGTGAAACCAC
This region of Pseudomonas wenzhouensis genomic DNA includes:
- a CDS encoding CmpA/NrtA family ABC transporter substrate-binding protein, which codes for MTDRDSNKPLATSRRNFLKQSIALAGAVSGIAALGLSAPASLRSAAWAAGSDAPEKAALNVGFIPLTDCASVVVAATQGFGEKYGLTINPSKEASWAGVRDKLNTGELDAAHVLYGMMYGAQLGLAGPQRDMAVLMGLNQNGQAITLSKQLREAGVTNGAQLAEHVKKGGNPLTFAQTFPTGTHAMWLYYWLASVGINPMSDVKTIVVPPPQMVANMRVGNMDGFCVGEPWGARAIFDKIGFTATTTQQIWPDHPEKVLGTTRAFIEQYPNAARALIMAILDASRFIEASEENRKSTAKLISGKAYVNAPVQVIEPRFLAQYEDGLGNSWKDEHAMAFCKDGSVNFPYHSDGMWFLTQFKRWGLLKDAPDYAAVAAQVNQTALYAEAASALKLAVPSSPLRSSTLIDGVVWDGSNPAAYADSFAIKA